Proteins from one Primulina huaijiensis isolate GDHJ02 chromosome 18, ASM1229523v2, whole genome shotgun sequence genomic window:
- the LOC140964158 gene encoding uncharacterized protein: MQTLIYRKPFFSVLRQHLPSSFCLSQNLKNKNFLINHPKNCPNSSQTLLLCSVTSNSISYGGWDDFRLKGDSTHSGDSTQLNNFLSYLGIGDKKYLFVYLFGFVCALAISRVKVSSIVVFPACAVVFAIGFSIGLVKKGDGKELKSNGNRRKLPDENFSGFVEKLRNLKDVLNGYNAKVLSLKNEVKRSIKDNKITVNDLEGYIDVIESNDVALQNALNVVDSCLHYEGDFDHETIRKRKKLGENGFNFSQVFGGLFQEKFGHLKRGKVKDSGKGEFMDADVDNQKRHNILVDFVEDINLDSVLNGNLGNQKDGIYSEPFDSNSRSKNVSENHVNGTVAKNEVFKHWKKNFADKNGSVESFSERPAFSYQNNKSRFVTNQQYYFKDYQDETEAMASRSGMCSSVDFSFTMKHTKNTSSFDHQQMREVPDGNYWYSESTEDDRVESHRYSVKQKPFGPGKPTSFVNQEHAHANIFGSPPPPILDIDLEFNRCLEEANDILKEAKRCLRNQVANGFSENTLYESAALLSKAIEMRPMSLLAVGQLGNTYLLHGELKLKMSRELRSLLTRSDSFSVEVGSVLCSFGDQLSDKEKIKLVLADVCEECEELLVKAGRKYRVALSIDGNDMRALYNWGLALSFRAQLIADIGPSTARDADKIFMAAIDKFDAIMNKGNNYAPDALFKWGSVLLHRSRLRPRNSREKVRLLQQAQRLFEDALHLDSGNPQLEGALSTCLSEIDHWYG, translated from the exons ATGCAAACCCTAATTTACAGGAAACCCTTTTTTAGTGTGCTTCGCCAACACTTACCATCAAGTTTTTGCTTATCGCAGAACCTAAAAAAcaagaattttcttataaatcaCCCCAAAAATTGCCCGAACAGCTCACAGACCCTGCTGTTATGCTCCGTCACTTCTAATTCGATTAGTTATGGTGGTTGGGATGATTTCCGGCTCAAGGGTGACTCCACTCACTCTGGTGATTCAACTCAGCTCAACAATTTTCTGAGTTATCTGGGAATTGgtgataaaaaatatttgtttgtttaTCTCTTTGGGTTTGTTTGTGCTTTGGCCATCTCTAGAGTTAAGGTTTCCTCCATTGTTGTATTTCCAGCTTGTGCTGTAGTGTTTGCAATTGGATTCTCGATCGGATTGGTTAAAAAGGGTGATGGAAAGGAGTTGAAATCAAATGGGAATAGACGTAAGCTTCCGGACGAAAATTTTAGTGGTTTCGTTGAGAAATTGAGGAATTTAAAGGATGTATTAAATGGGTATAATGCGAAAGTTTTGAGCTTAAAAAATGAGGTTAAGAGAAGTATCAAGGACAATAAAATTACTGTGAATGATCTAGAAGGCTATATTGATGTTATAGAATCCAATGATGTGGCATTGCAGAATGCGTTGAACGTTGTAGACAGTTGTTTACATTACGAGGGAGATTTTGATCATGAGACAATCaggaaaagaaagaaattgGGTGAGAATGGGTTTAATTTCTCTCAAGTTTTTGGAggtttatttcaagaaaagtttgGTCACTTAAAACGTGGTAAAGTGAAAGATTCAGGTAAGGGGGAATTCATGGATGCAGATGTTGATAATCAGAAGCGGCATAATATTCTTGTTGATTTTGTCGAAGATATAAATCTGGATTCTGTTTTGAATGGAAATTTGGGAAACCAAAAAGATGGTATTTATTCTGAACCTTTTGATAGCAATTCTAGAAGCAAAAATGTATCCGAAAATCACGTGAATGGGACTGTGGCGAAAAATGAAGTTTTTAAGCATTGGAAGAAAAATTTTGCTGACAAAAATGGATCCGTTGAATCTTTTTCTGAAAGGCCAGCCTTTAGCTATCAGAATAACAAGTCTAGATTTGTCACCAACCAACAATATTATTTCAAAGATTATCAGGATGAAACTGAAGCAATGGCCTCTCGTAGTGGTATGTGTTCGTCTGTCGATTTCAGTTTCACCATGAAACATACAAAAAACACATCTTCATTTGATCACCAACAGATGCGTGAAGTCCCAGATGGAAATTATTGGTATTCTGAAAGCACGGAAGATGACCGCGTAGAGTCTCATAGATATTCTGTGAAACAGAAGCCATTCGGTCCCGGAAAGCCAACTTCCTTTGTTAATCAAGAGCATGCACATGCAAACATCTTTGGTTCTCCTCCTCCTCCAATACTTGATATTGACTTAGAATTCAATAGGTGCCTCGAAGAAGCTAATGATATTTTGAAGGAAGCTAAGAGATGTTTAAGGAATCAAGTTGCTAATGGTTTCTCGGAGAATACACTATATGAATCTGCAGCATTACTCTCAAAAGCAATTGAGATGAGGCCTATGAGTTTATTGGCTGTGGGCCAGTTGGGAAATACGTATCTTCTTCACGGAGAACTAAAGCTGAAGATGAGCCGAGAGCTGAGATCCCTACTCACAAGAAGCGATTCCTTTTCAGTTGAGGTCGGTAGCGTACTCTGTAGTTTTGGAGACCAGCTTTCtgataaagaaaaaattaagtTGGTTCTTGCTGATGTTTGTGAAGAATGTGAAGAGCTTCTAGTTAAGGCAGGAAGAAAGTACAGAGTGGCCTTGTCAATCGACGGGAATGATATGAGAGCCTTGTATAACTGGGGCCTGGCCCTTTCTTTCCGTGCACAGTTGATTGCAGATATTGGACCA AGTACTGCTCGTGATGCCGACAAAATCTTCATGGCTGCCATAGATAAATTTGATGCCATAATGAACAAAGGCAACAATTATGCCCCTGATG CGCTTTTCAAATGGGGCTCAGTATTGCTGCACAGGTCTCGGCTGAGACCGC
- the LOC140964724 gene encoding uncharacterized protein, with protein sequence MIKLFDSHCHLQDSRILNLSSKLIKEALDNGVVHFAVNGVSEKDWHLVKEMNDSYPCVIPNFGLHPWFIRERTPSWLATLKEYLATTPSAAVGEIGLDKGSVGKQIDFTDQTEIFRQQLQLAKELKRPASVHCVRAFGDLLDILKSTGPFPAGLVLHSYLGSAEMVPEFSELGAYFSFSGFLMTMKESKARKMVKSIPRERILLETDAPDARPTLSNQDSLFLVESDVSEKKQLTDEIGDDGSDEKRNTSSQPERTLNHPANIHHVLAYVAHLLEVEEKELAEISYQNAVRLFSYEGSKLMHDGSSSQNETEK encoded by the exons ATGATTAAACTATTTGATTCTCACTGTCACCTTCAAGATTCGAGAATTTTGAACTTGTCCTCTAAACTAATCAAAGAGGCCCTTGATAATGGTGTTGTTCATTTTGCTGTAAATGGAGTCTCTGAGAAAGATTGGCATTTGGTTAAGGAGATGAATGACAGCTATCCTTGTGTCATTCCTAACTTTGGCCTTCATCCTTGGTTTATTCGTGAGAGAACTCCTTCTTGGCTTGCTACACTGAAGGAGTATCTTGCTACTACTCCCTCAGCTGCAGTTGGAGAGATCGGCTTAGACAAAGGTTCTGTAGGGAAGCAGATTGATTTTACTGATCAAACAGAAATTTTCCGCCAGCAGCTTCAACTCGCTAAAGAGTTAAAAAGACCAGCATCAGTCCATTGTGTCCGTGCTTTTGGCGATCTTCTTGATATATTGAAATCTACTGGTCCATTTCCTGCCGGCCTGGTGCTGCATTCTTATCTAGGTTCGGCAGAGATGGTCCCTGAATTCTCTGAACTGGGTGCGTACTTTTCCTTTTCTGGGTTTCTCATGACGATGAAAGAAAGTAAGGCGAGGAAAATGGTGAAGTCCATCCCTCGTGAGAGGATTTTGTTGGAGACAGATGCACCTGATGCTCGTCCAACGTTAAGTAATCAAGACTCGCTGTTCTTGGTTGAAAGTGATGTTTCTGAGAAGAAACAGCTTACTGATGAGATTGGTGATGATGGTTCGGATGAAAAAAGAAATACATCGTCACAACCAGAAAGAACCCTTAATCATCCTGCTAACATTCATCACGTACTTGCCTATGTTGCACATTTATTGGAAGTCGAGGAAAAAGAGCTTGCCGAAATAAGTTATCAAAACGCAGTACGCCTTTTCTCGTACGAGGGCTCAAAGTTGATGCATGATG GTTCAAGTAGCCAAAATGAGACTGAAAAGTGA